TGCGGGCGATGATGGCGACCCCGCCGAGCGGCGGCCGGTCGATCTGGGAGACCGATCTCCGGGATGCGCTGGGCGATTCGACGGTGGACGCGATGATCGCGCGCGCCGACGCCCCGGGATCGAAGTTCACCTTCACTCCCGACCCGGGTGATCTCAGCTTCCTCGATTCCGCGTCGACACCGTGCCCGGAAGGAATGAAGTAGATGAGCGACCTCTGGAACGAGATGGGCCCGCGGCTGTGGCCCGCCTTCTGGCTCACCATCCAACTCACCTTCTGGTCCGCCATCGGCGCCCTGATCTGGGGAGTGCTGCTGGCCGGCATGAAAGTCTCCCCCGTCCCGGCCATGCGCTGGTTCGCGACGGTGTACGTCAACGTGGTCCGGAACACCCCGCTGACGCTGATCGTCCTGCTGTGCTCGATCGGCCTCTATCAGAATCTCGGCCTCACTCTCGCGGCCAACAATTCACACTTCTTCGAGAACAACAACTTCCGCCTTGCGGTGCTGGGTTTCATCCTCTACACGGCGACGTTCGTGTGCGAGACGCTCCGCTCGGGCTTCAACACCGTCCCGCTGGGCCAGGCCGAGGCGGCCCGGTCGATCGGGCTGAACTTCACGCAGGTGTTCGGGCTGATCATTCTGCCGCAGGCGATGCGGGCGGTGATCGCGCCGATGGGCTCGGTGCTGATCGCGCTGACCAAGAACACCACGATCGCGTCGGTGATCGGGGTGGCCGAGGCCTCCCTGCTGATGAAGGAGGAGTTGGAGAACCACTCCGATCAGATCCTCGCGATCTTCGCGGTGTTCGCGATCGGATTCATGATCATCACGCTCATCGAAGGCGCAATCTTCGGGTGGGCGGCTAAGCGCTGGGCGGTGAAGCGATGAGTTCGCAGGCAACAGTTCTCTACGACGCGCCCGGCCCCCGCGCACGACTGCGCAACCGGATCATCGCGCTGGTGTTCACCGCGGCGATCATCGCGCTCCTTGTCTGGATCGTCCTCGTGCTGCAGGACAACGGGCAGCTGACCGCCGAGAAGTGGAAGCCCTTCATCCAGGGCAGCACCTGGACCACCTGGCTGCTGCCCGGTCTGTGGGGCACCATCAAGGCGGCGGCGCTGTCGATCGTCTTCGCGATCATCATCGGGACCCTGCTCGGCATCGGCCGCCTGTCCGATCATCGGTGGGTGCGCGCGGTCTGCGGAGTCATCGTCGAGGTCTTCCGCGCCATCCCGGTGCTGATTCTGATCTACTTCGCGTACTTCCTGTTCGCGGCGTATTCGGTCTTCCCGTCGTCGCAGTTGGCGTTCGCGGCCGTCGTGTTCGGTCTGACCATCTACAACGGCTCGGTCCTCGCCGAGATCCTGCGGGCGGGCATCCAGTCGCTCCCGCGCGGGCAGACCGAGGCGGCCCAGTCGATCGGTCTGCGCAAGACGCAGACGATGCTGATGATCCTGTTGCCGCAGGCCGTCACCGCGATGCTGCCGGCCCTGGTGGCCCAGATGGTGATCGCGCTGAAGGACAGCGCCCTGGGTTACGCCGTCGGTTACATCGAGGTGGTGCGCTCCGGAATCAAGTCGGCGTCGTACTTCGGCAACTACCTGCCCGCGCTGCTCGTGGTGGCCGCGATCATGATCATCATCAACTTCTGCCTGACCGGTCTGGCGAACTACCTGGAACGCATGCTGCGAACCGGCCGACGCAAGACCAGCGCGCCCGACCCGGACGTCGCGGACCTGCAGGCGATGGAGAACGTGCCCGGCTTCAGCGGCGTGGCGATGGACGAGCGTCCGAACCACCCGGACCGCCGCTTCTGAGGGTCTCCGCCACCACCGAGGAGATGACGTCGGGCGGGAAGCCACGGCGGCCGAGCACACCGGCGAGGCGTCGGTGTGCCTTGGCGCGATCGCCCGGGTCGGTCAGATCGAGCGACGACGACGCGAGCTTCTTGGCGGCCAGCTCGGCGGCCTGGGCGCGCTCGTCGTCGGGCTCGATCTCGGCGAGCGCCGCCTCGATGGTGTGCGCGGCGACGCCCTTGGTGCGCAGTTCGCGGCGCAACGCGAGGCGGCCGCGCCCGGAGTACCGGCTGCGCGAGCCGGCCCATTCTCGGGCGAACTCGTCGTCGTCGATCAGACCGGACTCTTCGAGTCGGGCGAGGACGTCGTCGATCGTGGGCTGGTCGAAGTCCCGGCGCGCGAGGCGCTCGGCGATCTCGGCACGACTGCGGGCCCGTACCCCCAGGAGCCGCAGGGCGGCATCCCAGGCGGACGGGCCCGGCTTGTCGTCGGACATTCCGGTCAGAAGTCGACCGGGGCGGGCACCGGCGCGTCGAGGTCGGCCAGGTTCGGGCCGATGCCGAGCTTGCTCTTGATCTTGAGCTCGATCTCGGCGGCGATGTCCGGGTTCTCCAGCAGGAACTTGCGGGCGTTCTCCTTGCCCTGCCCCAGCTGGTCGCCCTCGTAGGTGAACCACGAGCCGGACTTGCGGATGAAGCCCTCGGCGACGCCGAGGTCGATCAGCGAGCCCTCACGGCTGATGCCGTGCCCGTAGAGGATGTCGAACTCGGCCTGCTTGAACGGCGGGGCCACCTTGTTCTTGACCACCTTGACGCGGGTGCGGTTGCCGACCGCCTCGGTGCCGTCCTTGAGGGTCTCGATACGGCGCACGTCCAGGCGCACCGAGGCGTAGAATTTGAGCGCCTTGCCGCCGGTCGTGGTCTCCGGGGAACCGAACATGACGCCGATCTTCTCGCGCAGCTGGTTGATGAAGATGGCGGTGGTGTTCGAGTTGTTCAGGCCCGAGGTCATCTTGCGGAGCGCCTGGCTCATCAGGCGGGCCTGCAGACCGACGTGGCTGTCGCCCATCTCGCCCTCGATCTCGGCCTTCGGGACCAGCGCGGCCACCGAGTCGATCACCAGGATGTCCAGGGCACCCGATCGGATCAGCATGTCGGCGATCTCCAGCGCCTGCTCACCGGTGTCCGGCTGCGAGACCAGCAGCGCGTCGACGTCGACGCCCAGCTTGGCCGCGTACTCGGGGTCGAGGGCGTGCTCGGCGTCGATGAACGCCGCGACACCGCCCGCCGCCTGCGCGTTGGCGACCGCGTGCAGGGCGACGGTGGTCTTACCCGAGGACTCCGGGCCGTAGACCTCCACCACGCGGCCGCGCGGCAGACCGCCCACGCCCAGCGCGATGTCCAGCGCGACGCTGCCGGTCGGGATCACTTCCATCGGCGGACGGTTGTCCTCGCCCAGCCGCATCACCGAACCCTTGCCGTAGTTCTTCTCGATCTGCGCGAGGGCCAGGTCGAGTGCCTTCTCCCGATCGGATGAGAGCGCCATGTTGTTTCCTCGATTCGTCTTCTTGCCAGCCATGCCCACAAGGTAGCGGGCACCTCCGACAAACTCGGTCCGGCCATCTGCGCCCGGTCAAGGTTTAGACGCGCCGGCCCGGTGTTCGGTTCCCTTCAAGGATCATCTGAACATACGTTCGATGGCAAGTCGACACGCCGAACCGGCTACCAGTGGTCCCGGGGGACGTCGAAGTCGCGGCAGAGGGCGCGCCAGACGTCGCGGGGATCGACGCCGTCTTCGATGGCCTGGGCCCCGGTACGACCGCCCAGTTCCAGGATGGCGTGGTCGACCAGCATGGCGTCGGCCCGCAACCGGCCGAACTCGGTGTGCATGAATTCGGTGAACTCGGTCAGGCGCACGACACTCCCCTTCTCGATTCGGTGAGGACCCGGTGCGCCAGCACCACCGGATCGGACACGTCCCGCCCGGTCCGTCCGATCGCCCGGGCCGCCGCCGCGTACGACTCGTCGCCCAGCACCCGGCGCACGGCCGCGGCCACCGCCTCCCGGGTCACCGGGCGCACCAATTCACCGGCCCCGGCTCGCCGCACCCGGCACGCCAGCTCCCACTGGTCGCCGCCGCCGGGCACGACGACGACCGGTACCCCCGCCGACAACGACTTCGCCAGCATTCCGTGTCCGCCCCCGCAGATCACCAGGTCAGCGCGGGTGAGCAGCCGGTCCTGCCGACCGAGGCCGGCGACCAGCCCGGCGGGCAGGCCGTCGCACCCGGCCGGCGGTTCCAGAGCCGAGTACACGACGCGCGGGCTCGCGCACCGATCGGCCGGCAGCAGCGGCCGGTCCGGCGACTCCGCACGCGGCGACGACTCCGCGCCGCCGGTCTCGCGCTGCAGATCGGCCAGGGCGCCGAGCGCGACCGGGGTCAGCTCGTCGCTGCCCGACGCGGCGGTCGACGGGCACACGACCACCAGCGGCGCGCTCCCCGGCGGGATCGTGAACTCGTCGTCGGTGGGTTCGAAGAACTGCGGGCCGATCAGGTGGGTGCGCTCCGGCCAGTCCGGACGCGGCACCTCCAGGCCGGGCAGCGTGGCCACGAATCGCGCGGTCGGCCGGCTCTGGGCGGACAGACCGATCGCGGCGCGGGCGCGCCGTCGCTGGACCCGGCCCTTGCGCTCGGCCGGGGCGCTCAGCGCACGGAGGACGCCGTCGCGAAGCCTCCCGCGCGCGCCGCTTCCGGCGTCGAGGCCGGAGCCGATCGGCGGCAGGCCGCGCGACTGGTCGTAGAGCGGATGGGCGGAGAGTTCGATCCAGGGCAGCCCGGTCAGTTCGGCGGCCCAGCCACCGGCCAGGGTGATCGCGTCGCCGATCACCAGGTCGACACCGTCGAGCGCGAGCCGCGGAGCCAGTTCGAGCGCCATCCGCGCGGCGCGTGTGCTCAGTTTGGCGCCGGCGTCGGCGTCGTCCTCGTCGTCCCGGGCGGCCAGCCCGGGCAGTTCCCGCACCGTCAGGCCGCGGCGCAGAGCCGCCTCGCGCCAGCGGGTGCCGGTGTACACGACCGTCTGGTCCCCGGCGGCGGCGAACGCCGCGGCCAGCCCGAGAGCGGCGAAGGCGTGGCCGGCATCGGAGCCGGCCACGAAGGCCACACGGCTCAGTTCGGTGCCTGCCCCGGCTGGCGCTGAGCGGCCGCGGCGTCGTTGATCTGTCCCTGCGCGGGCGGGGCCGGCAGGCTCATGCTGGCGCGGATCTCCTCCAGCCGAGCGTGCCCGGCCATCTGCACGCTGGCCTGCTCCACCTCGGCCATCCGGCCGGCGACGCTGTCCTTGGCCAGCTCGGCCGAGCCCAGGGCGTTGGCGTAGCGGCGCTCGATCTTGTCGCGCACCTGATCCAGGCTCGGGGTGTTCCCGGGGGCCGTCAGCTCGGTCATCTGGTTGAGCGAGGCGCTGACCTGCTCCTGCATCTTCGCCTGCTCCAGCTGGCTGAGCAGCTTGGAGCGCTCCTGCAGCTTGCCCTGCAGCGCCACCGCGTTGCGCTCGACGGCCTGCTTGGCCGACTGCGCCGCGGTGAGCGACTGGTCGTGCAGCACCTTCAGGTCTTCGACGTTCTGCTCGGCGGTGACCAGCTGCGCGGCGAAGGCCTCGGCGGCGTTGGTGTACTCGTTCGCCTTGCGGGTGTCCCCCGCGGCGGCGGCCTGGTCGGCGAGGGTAAGCGCCTGGCGGGTGTTGCCCTGCAGCTTCTCGATGTCCTCGAGCTGCCGGTTCAGCCGCATCTCCAGCTGACGCTGGTTGCCGATGACGGCGGCGGCCTGCTTCGACAGCGCCTCGTGCTGGCGCTGGGCGTCCTCGATCGCCTGCTGGATCTGGATTCGCGGATCGGCGCGCTGATCGATGGTGTCGTTGCCCCATGCGGTCATGTAGCGCCACAGCTTCACGAACGGATTCGCCATCTTCTCGATTCTTCCCTTGCGGTGAGTGCGGACAGACTTCGATACCGGGCTCAGGCCGCGGCGAGGGCTCCGGTGGCCGGGACCGGCGCCTCGGTAGGCAGCACCTCGATGACCGGCGGCGTCATGACGTGGCCGACCTGGGTGAGCACCGCGCCGACCGGAATCTCCAGCGCATCGCAGATGGCGGCCAGGAGTTCACTGGACGCCTCCTTCTGCCCGCGCTCGACCTCGGACAGGTACCCCAGCGACACCCGTGCCGAGGTCGAGACCTCACGCAGCGTCCGCCCCTGGTCCGTACGCAGCCGGCGCAGTTCGTCGCCGAGCGCCTCACGCAGCAACAGTGCCAACGACCACTCCTTCTCGCCTCGCATCGTCGTAGTTGCCGTCGACCCTATCCGAATTCGGCGCCGTGCGCCGCCGGGGGTCCGGCAGTCCGAACAGGTACAACTCCGATCCGGTCACCGCTATTCCCGCCCGGCCGCGACGTCCGGCGCTCAGTCCCGGGCCGTCCGCCGCAGCACCACGGCCCGCCAGACGTAGTCCAGCCCGGTCACGATCGTCACCGCGACGGCCACATACAGGATCCACAGCGCGATGTCCTGCGCCAGTCCGTGCAGCGGCAGCACCAGCAGGCCGATACCGATCGACTGCAGCAGCGTCTTGAGCTTCCCGCCCTGACTGGCCGCGATCACACCGTGCCGCACCACCCAGAACCGCAGCAGGGTCACCCCGATCTCCCGCACCAGGATCACTGCGGTGACCCACCACGGCACCACATCCAGGATCGACAGACCGAGCAGCGCCGCACCGATGAGCGCCTTGTCGGCGATCGGATCGGCGAGTTTGCCGAATTCGGTGACCAGACCCCAGGACCGCGCGATGCGGCCGTCGAGCTGATCGGTGAACGCCGCCACGGCGAACACCACGAACGCCGCGATGCGCCAGGCGGTCGATTGGCCGTCGGCGACGAACAGCAGCACCACGAACACCGGCACCAAGACGATCCGGAACACCGTGAGCCCGTTCGCCAGGTTGACCACGGGTACCGCCTTGAGCGGCGCCTGGGTGTGCGGCACGGGTTCGGTCACGCTCGCCAGCCTATCGGGCACGGTCGCGGCCTGTCGTCGCGGGCACGCCGGACGGCGAGGACTATCGTGGTCTGTCATGTCCACTGCGCTTCCGGCCGAGCATCCCGCCGACGACGGCGAGCCGATCGTCCGCCGTGCACGCACCTCGGACGTCCCACGCATCAAGGAACTGATCGACATCTACGCCGGCCGGATCCTCCTGGGAAAGAACCTGGTCACCCTCTACGAGTCGGTCCAGGAGTTCTGGGTGGTGGAACTGGCCGACGACGGCGGGCGCCGCGTCGTCGGCTGCGGGGCGCTGCACGTCATGTGGGACGACCTCGGCGAGGTCCGCACCGTCGCCGTCGACCCTGCCGTCGCGGGCCGGGGCATCGGTCACCGGCTGGTGGCCAAGCTGCTCGACGTCGCCCGCGACCTCGAGCTCGACCGGGTGTTCGTCCTCACCTTCGAGGTGGACTTCTTCGCCCGGCACGGGTTCGCCGAGATCGAGGGCACCCCGGTGACGCACCAGGTGTACGAGGAGATGTGCCGGTCGTACGACACCGGTGTCGCCGAGTTCCTGGACCTGAGCTTCGTCAAACCCAACACGCTCGGGAACACCCGCATGCTCGCCTATCTGTAGGCCGTAAGGTCATCCCATGCCCAAGTACGTCGCCGAATACACCTACCTGCCCGACACCGCCGCGCTGCGCGACGAGCACCGCCCCGCGCACCGGCTCTGGCTGCACGACGGCCACGAGGCCGGGATCGTCCTCGCCGTCGGTGCCTTCGCCGACGGCAGCGGCGCCCTCGTCATCGTGAACGCCGACGACGCGGAGGCCGCCGCCGAGGTGCTGGCCCACGACCCGTTCGCCCTCGTCGGTGCGATCGACGAGACCCGCGTGCGGGAGTGGAACTGCCTGTACGGCCCCTTCGCCTGATCAGGTCCGGGCGCGGCGGCGGCTGACCACCAGGCTGGCCACCGTCGTGACCAGCAGTGTGGCGCCGATGACACCCAGGCTGAGCGGCGTGGAGATCTCCGGCACGTGCACCGGGGCGCCGCCGTTGATGAAGCCGAGCGTGTTCTCGTGCAGGGCGTGCAGGACCAGCTTGACGCCGATGAACGCCAGGATCAGCGACAGCCCGTACGACAGGTAGATCAGCTCGTCGAGCAGGCCGCCGAGCAGGAAGTACAGCTGGCGCAGGCCCATCAGGGCGAAGGCGTTGGCGGTGAACACCAGGTACGGCTGCTGGGTGAGCCCGTAGATCGCCGGGATCGAGTCGAGTGCGAAGAGCACGTCGGTGAATCCGATGACGATCAGCACCACCAGCAGGGGCGTCACATAGCGCTTGCCGTCGATCCGGGTGACCAGCTTGTCGCCGTCGTAGGAGTCGGTGGTCCGCAGGAAACGCTTGGCGAAGCGCTCGATCCGGCCCTCCCGCTCCCGCTCGTGCTCCACCGGCTCTTCGCTCTCGGTGAGGAGTTTGACGGCGGTGAGGATCAGGAACAGGCCGAACAGGTAGAACACCCAGCTGTACGCGGAGATCGCGGCCGCGCCGACGGCGATGAACGCGCCGCGCATGACCAGCGCCATCACGATGCCGAGGAGCAGCACCTTCTGCTGGTAGATCCGCGGCACCATGAACTTGGCCATGATGATGACGAAGACGAAGAGGTTGTCGACCGACAGGGCCTTCTCGGTGACGAATCCGGCGAAGTACTCACCGCCGTAGGTGCCGCCCCATCTCCACCAGACGAATCCGCCGAAGGCGAGCGCGAGGCTGATGTAGACGGCCGACCAGAACCCGGATTCGCGGAGCGTCGGTTCGTGCGGCACCCGCACGTGGGAGAAGAAATCGAAGACGAACAACCCGATGATCACCGCGCAGGTGATCACCCAGGTGAGAACAGAGACATCCATGCCGAACCTCCAGCGCGCAACACTAAGGAAGCGATGCTGGAGGTCTCTCCCGTCCGCCCGAGGCGGACCGACGTCCCGGGCGCCGCGGTTCCGGAGTGATCGGCACTCCGGGCCCACGCCGCCGTATTGACGAGAGCGTCGTGAAGGGGATACTCCCCTCCTGATCGTGAGGGCCAGTCTACCTCACGTCAGAACGGGGGCTGCTCGTCGTCCTCGCCACCACCGCCGCCGGTGATCGACGCGATCACCCCGGCCAGGTCCTCCGGCTTCACCAGCACCTCGCGCGCCTTGCTGCCCTCGCTGGGCCCGACGACGCCGCGCGTCTCCATCAGATCCATCAGGCGGCCGGCCTTGGCGAACCCGACGCGCAGCTTGCGCTGCAGCATCGAGGTCGAGCCGAACTGGCTGGACACGACGAGTTCGACGGCCTGCAGCAGGTCGTCCAGATCGTTGCCGATGTCGGCGTCGATCTCCTTCTTGTCACCGGCCTTCGCGCTGGTCACGCCCTCGACGAACTCCGGCTCGGACTGCTCCTTGGTGAACTCGACGACGTCGTTGATCTCCTCGTCGGTGATGAACGCGCCCTGCATGCGGATCGGCTTGTTCGCCCCCATCGGGAGGAACAGGCCGTCGCCCATGCCGATCAGCTTCTCCGCGCCCGGCTGATCGAGGATGACGCGCGAATCGGTCAGCGAACTCGTCGCGAACGCGAGCCGCGAGGGCACGTTGGTCTTGATCAGACCGGTGACCACGTCGACCGACGGCCGCTGGGTGGCCAGCACCAGGTGGATACCGGCGGCGCGGGCCTTCTGCGTGATGCGGACGATGGCGTCCTCGACGTCGCGCGGGGCGGTCATCATCAGGTCGGCGAGCTCGTCGACCACGGCCAGGATGTACGGATACGGCTTGTACACGCGCTCGCTGCCGAGCGGCGTGGTGATCTCGCCGGAGAGCACCTTGGCGTTGAAGTCGTTGATGTGCCGCACCCGCGAGGCCTTCATGTCCTGGTAGCGCTGCTCCATCTCCTCCACCAGCCAGGCGAGCGCGGCGGCCGCCTTCTTGGGTTCGGTGATGATCGGCGTGATCAGGTGCGGGACGCCCTCGTACGGAGTGAGCTCCACCATCTTGGGGTCGATGAGGATCAGGCGGACCTCTTCCGGGGTGGCCCGGGTGAGCAGCGAGACCAGCATCGAGTTGACGAAGCTCGACTTGCCCGAGCCCGTCGAACCGGCCACCAGCAGGTGCGGCATCTTGGCGAGGTTCGCGCTGACGAAGTCGCCCTCGATGTCCTTGCCGAGGCCGATCAGCATCGGGCTGGGGTCGTCGGCGGTGTCCGGGTCGGTGAGCACGTCGGCCAGCCGCACCATCTCGCGGTCGGCGTTGGGCACCTCGATGCCGACCGCCGACTTGCCCGGGATGGGCGCGAGCAGGCGGACGTTGTCGGTGGCCACCGCGTAGGCGATGTTGCGCTGCAGCTGGGTGATCTTCTCCACCTTCACCGCGGGGCCGAGTTCCACCTCGTAGCGGGTGACGGTCGGGCCGCGCGTGTAACCGGTGACCGCGGCGTCGACCTTGAACTGCTCGAGCACCCCGTTGATCCGGTCGATCATGTCGTCGTTGGCGGAACTGCCGAGCTTCGGCGGATCCCCGTGGATCAGCAGATCGGTCGACGGCAGCTGGTAGTCCCCCGCGTCCACGGCGCGCGGCGCCGGGACCGGCGCGGGCCGCGGCTTCGGCGCCGGCTTGGGCGCCGCCGCCGGATTCGGCGCGGGCCGGCGGGCCGCCGGACGGCGGACCGGTTCGGCGGCCGGGGTCGGCGTCGGCGGATCGATGGGCTCGGTGACCAGCTCGGACACCGCGGCGTCGAGCAACGGCTCGGTCATCAGGTCGGCCAGATGGGCGTCGCGGTCGGCACCCGCGGTGGGTCGCGCCGGACGGCGGGCGGGCCGGGACGGTGCGGCCGGCGACTGAGCGGCCGGAGTCTGGCCGGTGGGCGCCGGGCGACGAGTACGGGCCACCGGACGGCGACGCTCGTCGGGCGGATAGTTGTCGTACGGGTCGCCCCAGTCGGCCTCGGCGTCCGGGTCGTCGTCGACGACCGAGCGCGCGCGGCGGGCCGGCCGCGGGGACCGCGCCGGGGCGGGCTCCTCGTCGGGCTCGTCGTCCTCGTACTCGTCGTAGGCGTCGTCCTCGTCGTAGTCGTCGTCCCACTCGTCTTCGAGACCGCGGTAGGCGCCGATGCCCAGGTACGACGCGGTCGCGTCGATCACCTCGCGGAGCGTCCGGCCGCTGAGCAGCAGCAGCCCGCCGAGGCCGCAGACTACGAAGACCGGAACCGACACCCAGAGGGTGACGGCCTGGGTCAGCGGGGTGCCGACGGCGTAGCCGAAGAAGCCGGCCGCACCGCGCCGGGCCACCGACTCGGTCGGCGATCCGAGCAGCACGTGCGCCAGCCCGAGGGCCGAGAGCCCCAGCAGCAGACCGCCGCCGACGTTGCGCACCCGGCGCGACGGGTTCGGCCCGCAGCGCATCAGGGCGACCGCGATGCCGAGCAGCACCACCGGCAGCACATAGCCCAGCGACCCGATGGCCGCCCGGACCAGAACCTCCACGAAGGCACCCATCGCACCCGGCACCCCGAACCAGAAGCCGGCGATCACCACGGCGGCGACCAGGGTCAACGCGAGCGCGGCGCCATCGCGCCGGGGTGAGCGGGTCGGCTCGATGAGCGAATCCGGGTCCTCCGGGTCCACCTGGGGCGCCAGCCCGATGCGGGCCACACCGCCGAGGCCGCGGGCGGTCAGATTCCAGGCACCGGCGACGCCGCGGCCGATACCCCGGCCGACCGAGCCGAGCGTCGACGCCCCGCGGTGCAGATCCTGGGAGTGCTGGGTGCGGGCCGGCGCCCGGCCGCCCGCGCGGCGCTGGGCCGACGACGCCGTCTTCGGCGCCGCGCGGCGCGCTCCCCCACCGCTTCCGGCCGCGGTGGACCGGGT
The nucleotide sequence above comes from Gordonia sp. PP30. Encoded proteins:
- the pgsA gene encoding CDP-diacylglycerol--glycerol-3-phosphate 3-phosphatidyltransferase, which translates into the protein MTEPVPHTQAPLKAVPVVNLANGLTVFRIVLVPVFVVLLFVADGQSTAWRIAAFVVFAVAAFTDQLDGRIARSWGLVTEFGKLADPIADKALIGAALLGLSILDVVPWWVTAVILVREIGVTLLRFWVVRHGVIAASQGGKLKTLLQSIGIGLLVLPLHGLAQDIALWILYVAVAVTIVTGLDYVWRAVVLRRTARD
- a CDS encoding nucleotide disphospho-sugar-binding domain-containing protein translates to MAFVAGSDAGHAFAALGLAAAFAAAGDQTVVYTGTRWREAALRRGLTVRELPGLAARDDEDDADAGAKLSTRAARMALELAPRLALDGVDLVIGDAITLAGGWAAELTGLPWIELSAHPLYDQSRGLPPIGSGLDAGSGARGRLRDGVLRALSAPAERKGRVQRRRARAAIGLSAQSRPTARFVATLPGLEVPRPDWPERTHLIGPQFFEPTDDEFTIPPGSAPLVVVCPSTAASGSDELTPVALGALADLQRETGGAESSPRAESPDRPLLPADRCASPRVVYSALEPPAGCDGLPAGLVAGLGRQDRLLTRADLVICGGGHGMLAKSLSAGVPVVVVPGGGDQWELACRVRRAGAGELVRPVTREAVAAAVRRVLGDESYAAAARAIGRTGRDVSDPVVLAHRVLTESRRGVSCA
- a CDS encoding amino acid ABC transporter permease, coding for MSSQATVLYDAPGPRARLRNRIIALVFTAAIIALLVWIVLVLQDNGQLTAEKWKPFIQGSTWTTWLLPGLWGTIKAAALSIVFAIIIGTLLGIGRLSDHRWVRAVCGVIVEVFRAIPVLILIYFAYFLFAAYSVFPSSQLAFAAVVFGLTIYNGSVLAEILRAGIQSLPRGQTEAAQSIGLRKTQTMLMILLPQAVTAMLPALVAQMVIALKDSALGYAVGYIEVVRSGIKSASYFGNYLPALLVVAAIMIIINFCLTGLANYLERMLRTGRRKTSAPDPDVADLQAMENVPGFSGVAMDERPNHPDRRF
- a CDS encoding TerC family protein, with protein sequence MDVSVLTWVITCAVIIGLFVFDFFSHVRVPHEPTLRESGFWSAVYISLALAFGGFVWWRWGGTYGGEYFAGFVTEKALSVDNLFVFVIIMAKFMVPRIYQQKVLLLGIVMALVMRGAFIAVGAAAISAYSWVFYLFGLFLILTAVKLLTESEEPVEHEREREGRIERFAKRFLRTTDSYDGDKLVTRIDGKRYVTPLLVVLIVIGFTDVLFALDSIPAIYGLTQQPYLVFTANAFALMGLRQLYFLLGGLLDELIYLSYGLSLILAFIGVKLVLHALHENTLGFINGGAPVHVPEISTPLSLGVIGATLLVTTVASLVVSRRRART
- a CDS encoding regulatory protein RecX; this translates as MSDDKPGPSAWDAALRLLGVRARSRAEIAERLARRDFDQPTIDDVLARLEESGLIDDDEFAREWAGSRSRYSGRGRLALRRELRTKGVAAHTIEAALAEIEPDDERAQAAELAAKKLASSSLDLTDPGDRAKAHRRLAGVLGRRGFPPDVISSVVAETLRSGGPGGSDARPSPRR
- a CDS encoding amino-acid N-acetyltransferase, which codes for MSTALPAEHPADDGEPIVRRARTSDVPRIKELIDIYAGRILLGKNLVTLYESVQEFWVVELADDGGRRVVGCGALHVMWDDLGEVRTVAVDPAVAGRGIGHRLVAKLLDVARDLELDRVFVLTFEVDFFARHGFAEIEGTPVTHQVYEEMCRSYDTGVAEFLDLSFVKPNTLGNTRMLAYL
- a CDS encoding helix-turn-helix transcriptional regulator; amino-acid sequence: MALLLREALGDELRRLRTDQGRTLREVSTSARVSLGYLSEVERGQKEASSELLAAICDALEIPVGAVLTQVGHVMTPPVIEVLPTEAPVPATGALAAA
- a CDS encoding amino acid ABC transporter permease, which gives rise to MSDLWNEMGPRLWPAFWLTIQLTFWSAIGALIWGVLLAGMKVSPVPAMRWFATVYVNVVRNTPLTLIVLLCSIGLYQNLGLTLAANNSHFFENNNFRLAVLGFILYTATFVCETLRSGFNTVPLGQAEAARSIGLNFTQVFGLIILPQAMRAVIAPMGSVLIALTKNTTIASVIGVAEASLLMKEELENHSDQILAIFAVFAIGFMIITLIEGAIFGWAAKRWAVKR
- a CDS encoding YciI family protein, which gives rise to MPKYVAEYTYLPDTAALRDEHRPAHRLWLHDGHEAGIVLAVGAFADGSGALVIVNADDAEAAAEVLAHDPFALVGAIDETRVREWNCLYGPFA
- a CDS encoding DNA translocase FtsK gives rise to the protein MASQASTRSSAPASGRGGAGSRSRGTRSTAAGSGGGARRAAPKTASSAQRRAGGRAPARTQHSQDLHRGASTLGSVGRGIGRGVAGAWNLTARGLGGVARIGLAPQVDPEDPDSLIEPTRSPRRDGAALALTLVAAVVIAGFWFGVPGAMGAFVEVLVRAAIGSLGYVLPVVLLGIAVALMRCGPNPSRRVRNVGGGLLLGLSALGLAHVLLGSPTESVARRGAAGFFGYAVGTPLTQAVTLWVSVPVFVVCGLGGLLLLSGRTLREVIDATASYLGIGAYRGLEDEWDDDYDEDDAYDEYEDDEPDEEPAPARSPRPARRARSVVDDDPDAEADWGDPYDNYPPDERRRPVARTRRPAPTGQTPAAQSPAAPSRPARRPARPTAGADRDAHLADLMTEPLLDAAVSELVTEPIDPPTPTPAAEPVRRPAARRPAPNPAAAPKPAPKPRPAPVPAPRAVDAGDYQLPSTDLLIHGDPPKLGSSANDDMIDRINGVLEQFKVDAAVTGYTRGPTVTRYEVELGPAVKVEKITQLQRNIAYAVATDNVRLLAPIPGKSAVGIEVPNADREMVRLADVLTDPDTADDPSPMLIGLGKDIEGDFVSANLAKMPHLLVAGSTGSGKSSFVNSMLVSLLTRATPEEVRLILIDPKMVELTPYEGVPHLITPIITEPKKAAAALAWLVEEMEQRYQDMKASRVRHINDFNAKVLSGEITTPLGSERVYKPYPYILAVVDELADLMMTAPRDVEDAIVRITQKARAAGIHLVLATQRPSVDVVTGLIKTNVPSRLAFATSSLTDSRVILDQPGAEKLIGMGDGLFLPMGANKPIRMQGAFITDEEINDVVEFTKEQSEPEFVEGVTSAKAGDKKEIDADIGNDLDDLLQAVELVVSSQFGSTSMLQRKLRVGFAKAGRLMDLMETRGVVGPSEGSKAREVLVKPEDLAGVIASITGGGGGEDDEQPPF
- a CDS encoding DUF3046 domain-containing protein; the protein is MRLTEFTEFMHTEFGRLRADAMLVDHAILELGGRTGAQAIEDGVDPRDVWRALCRDFDVPRDHW
- the recA gene encoding recombinase RecA yields the protein MALSSDREKALDLALAQIEKNYGKGSVMRLGEDNRPPMEVIPTGSVALDIALGVGGLPRGRVVEVYGPESSGKTTVALHAVANAQAAGGVAAFIDAEHALDPEYAAKLGVDVDALLVSQPDTGEQALEIADMLIRSGALDILVIDSVAALVPKAEIEGEMGDSHVGLQARLMSQALRKMTSGLNNSNTTAIFINQLREKIGVMFGSPETTTGGKALKFYASVRLDVRRIETLKDGTEAVGNRTRVKVVKNKVAPPFKQAEFDILYGHGISREGSLIDLGVAEGFIRKSGSWFTYEGDQLGQGKENARKFLLENPDIAAEIELKIKSKLGIGPNLADLDAPVPAPVDF